GGGCCGCGCCGGCGGCATCCGTCAGCGAGGCTGGTCGGGATCGTCCTCGGGAGGATGCCGGCGCTCGCGCTGGTCGTCCTCGGGAGGAAGCCGCCGGTCGAGGAGATCGTCCGGATCGCGCATGGCGCGCAGCTGATCGAGCGCGGTCCGGCCGCCCTGCGCCGTCTCACCGGTCTCCCGCGCCGCGCGGTCGATCCCCTCGTCGCGCCCGCGGGCGATCGCCAGCTCCTGACTCTCGCTCACGACCTGCGGGTGCGTCCTCGCGAGCATGATCACGCCGAGCGACGCCGCGGCTCCCGCGATGACGAACACGATGAGCGCCCAGAGGTGGGCCTGCGAGGCCTCGCCCAGCACGATCGCGCCGATGAGCACGGCGATGATCGGATCGATCACCGTCAGCCCCGCGATCACCAGGTCCGGCGGTCCCGACGAGTAGGCGGTCTGCACGAAGTAGCCGCCGGCGATGGCCGCCGCGACGAGCGCGATCAGGCAGACGATGGTCAGCCAGTCGAACTCCTGCTGCTGGATGCGGCTGATCACGACCTTGGCGAGCGTCGCGACGAATCCGTAGAGCACGCCCGCCGCCGAGATGTAGAAAAGCGCGCCCATGCGCTGCCGCAGCGCCAGCCACGCCACGCCGAGCAGGATGATCACGACGAGCAGGATCGCGAGCACGACGAGCAGCTCGAACTGTGTGACGGGTCGCTCGGTCGCGAACAGCGCGGCGACGATGACGAACACGAAGATGCCGCCCACGCACAGCCCGATGGCGGTGAGCGATTTCCTGGTCGGCAGGTGGCCCGAGATCTGGGCGTTGAGAAGGGTCGTGATGACGAGCGAGACGGCGCCGAGGGGCTGCACCACGATCAGCGGGGCGACGGCCAGGGCGCTGAGCTGGCAGATGATCGCGACGCCCAGCAGGATCGTGCCGATCACCCAGGACGGGCGGGTCAGGAGGCGCAGCAGGTGCGAAGGCCCGAGACCCGTGTCCCCCGTCGAGCCGGAGATGCGCTCGACCTTGCGCACGCCCTGGCTCTGGTACTGCGCGCCGAGGGACATGAACACCGCGCCTGCGAGCGCGAGCGGGATGCCGAGCAGCAGTCCCGGGTTCTGGAAGGCGCCCACGAGCTGGTCGCCCACGTCCTCGACGATCCCACTTCCGAGCGGCCACTGAACGATCGCGCGATGCACTCTCCGAGGGTACCGGCCGAGGCCGTGACGCCGGGGTGCGAATCGCGGTCGCCCGGGAACATACGCTGGAAGCATGACCGTGCTCCCGATCCGCATCATGGGCGATCCCGTGCTCCACGCCCCCGCCGCCGATGTCGACGAGATCACGGACGAGATCCGCGAGCTCGTCGCCGACATGTTCGAGACGATGGACGCCGCTCCCGGCGTCGGCCTCGCGGCTCCCCAGGTGGGCGTGCCGCTGCGGATCTACACCTACGCCTATGAGGACGACGAGGGACAGCCCTGGCGCGGGGTCATCCTGAACCCGGAACTGTGGATGACGCCGCTCATCCCCGGTGAGCCGGATGAGGAGGAGGAGTCCGAGGGCTGCCTGTCGTTCCCGGGTGAGCGGTTCGCACTGCGTCGCTCGGAGCGCGTGCGCGTGACGGGCATCGACCTCGACGGCGACCCCGTGACCATCGCGGTCGACGGCTGGCGCGCGCGCATCATGCAGCATGAGTTCGATCACCTCGACGGTGTGCTCTACATCGACCGGCTGACCGGATCCGACGCCAAGCTCGTGCAGAAGATCGCCCGCAAGCGCGGCTGGGGACGACCCGGGGCGAGCTGGATGCCGGGCGTCGACGACCTCGAGGGCTGAGGCCCGCAGCGCATCGGCCTTCCGGCATCCTGGTGCTCGCCCGCCGCGTGCCCGGAGGCTACTGTGAGCGCAGGGACGGTCGCATCGGGCCCGGTTCCGAGCCGAACAGGAGACGCGTCATGAACCGCATCACCTCCGGCCGCTTCGCCGCGGCGACAGGCACCCTCGTGATCGCGCTCACGCTGGGCGGGTGCGCCGCGATCGGCGACCTGCTCGGCGGCGGACCCGACCGCGATGCGGACACCGGCGAGTTCACGGAGAGCGGCGACGTCGACGTGTTCGACCTGCAGGTCGGCGACTGCCTGAACCTGGGCGAGACGGGCGAGCTGTCCTCGGCGGCGGTCGTGCCGTGCAGCGAGCCGCACACCGAGGAGATCTTCCACGAGTTCCAGATGGAGGACGGTGACTGGCCCGGCGAGGACGCCGTCGAACAGGCCGCGGACGAGGGATGCTACGCGGCGTTCGAGGCCTTCGTCGGCACGGCCTACGAGGACTCGACCCTCGACTACGTCTTCCTCTCCCCGCTCGAGGACGGCTGGAACGATCCGAACGTCGAAGACCGGCTCGTGCAGTGCGTGATCTATGAGCCCACCGACGACGGGCCCAAGGAGCTCACCGGCTCGCTCGAGGGCGCCGCGCGCTGACACCCGAGGAACGGGCTCGCCCGTTCAGGCCCTCGGGGCAGTGAGAGAGTCGATCGCCTTCGCGACGACGCGGGCCATCGGCATGCGGATGAGGTGGTCGCCACCGTGCACCCTGTGCACCGTCACGTGCCTCATCTTCTCGATGACGCGCAGTGCACCGGGGACGAGGAACGGATCGAGAGTCCCGTACACCACCTCGATCGGTACATCCGTGGCCGCGGCATCCGTGATCACGGTCTGCGTCTCGATCGCGTTCTCGAGCGAGAGGACGAACGCGTTCCAGTTCCTGTCGCTGACCTCGAACGCGTCGCGGATCGGCGAGAGCCGCGCGAGCAGGGCCGCGTTGCGGAGCGTGAACTCCCGCTTGCGGCGGAGGAGGTCGTACACCCGGCGGTAGAGCGTCATGGCGGCGCGGTCCACCGGGTCTCCGACGATGTCCGGAGGCAGATACACGGGCGGGCTGACGAGCACGAGACCCGTCAGCGCGGACGAGCGGCGAGCTGCGAAGCGCGTCGCGATGAGCGCGCCCATGGAGTGGCCCACGAGCACGAACGGCTCGCGCACGCGCAGCCGTGCGAGGGTGCGCTCGAGGTACAGCACGTGCTCGTCCAGCGTGAAGGTCGCCGAGGGCGGCGCCGGCGACGCTCCGAACCCCAGAAGGTCCATCGCGACCACCCGGTGCTCGGGCCGCAAGAGCGGGATCACGTTCTCGAACGTCGTGTAGGACGATGCGATGCCGTGCACCAGCACGACGGCCGGGCCGTCCCCTTGGTCCACGGCGACGTGGAGCGGAGGGCGGCGCCGCGCGGCGAGCCGCTCCCGCAACGCGGTGACGAACCTCATCCGCTTCCCCGGTCGGCGTGGCGGGGATACCCGCTCGTCCGGCGCCGCGGTGCGGGCGCGTCCGCGGTCTCGGCAGGCGCTCGGGGCGCGACGGCGGACATGCGCCCACCCTAGCGGCGGTCCCTCGTCTACCCGCCGCCGCACCGGCCTGCGTCGCACCGGCCTGCGTCGCGCTGGTCGGGCGATGGGTGCGCGTGGGGCATGCTTGTGCTCATGGGGATCGACGGCGTCGAGGTGCGTGAGGGCGAGGAGGCACCGATCGATCACGTCGGCCTGCTGCTCGTGCGCATCGCCGACGGCGATCAGAGCGCGTTCGCCGATCTGTACGACATGCTCTCCCCCCGCGTCTTCGGTCTGATCCTGCGCGTGCTCGTCGATCGCGCCCAGAGCGAGGAGGTCCTCCAGGAGGTCTTCCTCGAGGTATGGCAATCCGCTTCGCGCTTCGCTCCGAATCAAGGACAAGGACGATCCTGGATCCTGACCATCGCTCATCGCCGGGCGATCGACAGGGTGAGGGCGTCGCAGGCGAGCACGGATCGTGACACCCGGATCGGGATCCGAGACGCGGGCGTCGCCTTCGACGGCGTTGCCGAGGAGATCGAGATGCGGCTCGACGCGCAGCAGGTGGTAGGCGCGCTTCGCGGTCTCCCCCACGCGCAACGCGAGGCGATCGTCCTGGCGTACTACGGCGGTTACTCTCAGAGCGAGATCGCCGCCCTTGTCGGTGCGCCGCTGGGAACGATCAAGACGAGGATGCGCGACGGACTGTCGCGCCTGCGAACCGAACTGGGGGTGAGCGCATGAACGAGCGGGACTTCGAGGAGCTGTCGGCCGGACAGGCGCTGCACGCGCTCAGCCCGGAGGACCAGCGCGCCCTGCGCGAGGTGACGCAGCAGGACCCGGAGAGTGCGGCGCACGCGGCGGACGACGCGGCGACCGCCGCGCGGCTCGCCGATGCCGTCTCGGAGGTCGCTCCCCCGCCGCGCATCCGCTCCGAGCTCCTCGCGCGCATCGCGGCCGAACCCAACCGGCCGGACGCTCCCGGGCTGGCCGCGGGCGAGCAGGCGGCGGGCGAGCAGGCCGCCACGCAGCGCGCGGCCGAAGGCGAGCCGCAGCAGCGCCGCGGCGGCCGCGCGCCCTGGGGCGCGCGCGCCTGGTTCACGCTCGCGGCGTCCATGGTGCTGCTCGCGGGAGCCGGAGTGGGCGCGGTGCTCGCCGCGCAGTGGTTCGACCGGCCCGCCGCGGTCGTCGCCCTGGACCGGATCGAGGACGCGCCCGACGCACGCACGGCCAGCGCGCCCGTGACGGGCGGCGGTGAGGCGATCCTGCACTGGTCGGTCGAGCTCGGTGAGGCGGTGCTCGTGTCGGAGCGCCTGCCCGAGATCGGCGCGGACAGGCAGTTCGAGCTCTGGTACGTGCGCAGCGACGAGGCGATCCCGGCGGGAGTGTTCGACGCCGAGGACGCCCGCTCGACGGGGGCGCTGCTCGAGGAGGGAATGCAGCCGGGTGACGTCATCGCGGTGACGGTCGAGGAGCACGGCGGATCGCCGACCGGCACGCCCACGACGGACCCGATCGTGGCGATCGCGACGGACTGACGGCGGCCCGACCTTCCTGCCCCTCGTGGGCGCCCGTACAGTGACTCACATGAGCGCCGATCGGCCCACGCCCACGGCGGACGCCGCATCGGCGCCCGCGCGCACGATCGCGACGCTGCTGCTCCGGCAGCCGTTCGGAGCGGGATTCTTCCTGACACTGGGCGGCCTCGCGGCGATCGCGCTCGGCATCGCGATCACGAACCTCTCGACGGTGCTTGTGTACATCGCGCTGGCGCTGTTCGTCGCGCTGGGCCTCGACCCCGCCGTCGAGTGGATCGCGCGCCGCGGACTGTCCCGCGCGTGGAGCATCACGATCGTCTGCGCCGCATTCGTCGCGGTGATCGCCGGCGTGCTGCTGCTGATCGTCCCGACGGTGGTCGAGCAGATCGCGCAGTTCGTGCGCTCGCTGCCGGCCGCGGTCGCCGAGCTCCGCAGCTCCGATCTGTATGCGAGTCTTGAGAGCTCCTTCGGCGAGCAGGTCACCGGCATGCTCGCCGAGGTGCAGACCTTCCTCACGAATCCCGCCAACATCGCCGCCATCGGCGGCGGCGTGCTGCGGGTCGGCACGACGATCGCGACGGCGGCGTCGGGAGTCGTGATCGTCATCGTGCTGAGCCTGTACTTCCTCGCCTCCCTGCCGTCGATGAAGACCTCCCTGACGCGGCTCGCCCCGGCGCACAGCCGCCCCCGCGTGCGCAGCCTGACCGACGAGATCACGGCGTCCGTCGGCGGCTACCTGGGCGGCATGGTGATCCTCGCGTTCTTCAACGCGGTCGTCGCGTTCGTGCTGCATCTGCTGCTCGGCCTGCCGTTCCCGCAGCTCATGGCGGTGACGGCCTTCTGCATCACGCTCATCCCGCTCGTCGGATCCGTCCTGTTCTGGATCGTCGCCTCCTCGCTCGCGCTCTTCACGAGCCCCACGAGCGCACTGATCTTCGCCGTCGTCTACCTCGTCTACATGCAGCTCGAGGCCTACGTGCTCACGCCGCGCGTCATGAACCGGACGATCGCCGTGCCGGGGTCGCTCGTCGTCATCGGGGCGCTCGTCGGGGGCACGCTGCTCGGCCTCCTGGGAGCGCTCGTGGCGATCCCCGTGACGGCCTCGGTGCTGCTGATCGTCACCCAGGTGCTGATCCCGCGGCAGGATGCGAAGCTCGCACCGTCGCGCCCCGACGCCGTCCCCCCGGCCGAACCGCGCGATCGGTCCGACCTCGCGCACGACGGAGGAGAGGCAGGAGACCGTGATGGCCCGATCCGCTGACAGGCGCCGACGGGAGCGCGAGGCGATCCGAGCCGAGGTGCACCGGCGGGCACACGGGTGAATCTTCGCCGCTGCCGTCGCCGCGGTGGCCGTGGGCCTCGCGGGCCTGCTCCTCCCCGAGCGCAGCCTGCAGCTGATCTCGCTCGTGCTGGGCGTCTACTTCGTGGCGGCGGGCATCACGCGCGCCGGCGCCGCCTACGACGTCGGGGCGCCGCCCGTGCGGCGCGCCATCGTATTGATCTCCCATCGCGCCGCCGAGCAGGACAGCAGATAGGACGCCAGATGGGCGAGGGAAATGAGTCTCATGCGTCCAGTCAGAACCATGACGTAACGGCGGGGTCAAGCCCCACCCCGATGCCGCGCCCCACAAGCTGACGGTGGGTAGCGTGATCCCGTGACGTGGTTCTGGACGCTCTGCGGCATCGCGCTCATCGTGGGCGGGCTGACCGAGGTGTTCCGCACGCTCCTGCATCCGGTCGGACGCGGGCGCCTCAC
The Microbacterium sp. JZ31 genome window above contains:
- a CDS encoding DMT family transporter, with product MVEDVGDQLVGAFQNPGLLLGIPLALAGAVFMSLGAQYQSQGVRKVERISGSTGDTGLGPSHLLRLLTRPSWVIGTILLGVAIICQLSALAVAPLIVVQPLGAVSLVITTLLNAQISGHLPTRKSLTAIGLCVGGIFVFVIVAALFATERPVTQFELLVVLAILLVVIILLGVAWLALRQRMGALFYISAAGVLYGFVATLAKVVISRIQQQEFDWLTIVCLIALVAAAIAGGYFVQTAYSSGPPDLVIAGLTVIDPIIAVLIGAIVLGEASQAHLWALIVFVIAGAAASLGVIMLARTHPQVVSESQELAIARGRDEGIDRAARETGETAQGGRTALDQLRAMRDPDDLLDRRLPPEDDQRERRHPPEDDPDQPR
- a CDS encoding alpha/beta fold hydrolase — encoded protein: MRFVTALRERLAARRRPPLHVAVDQGDGPAVVLVHGIASSYTTFENVIPLLRPEHRVVAMDLLGFGASPAPPSATFTLDEHVLYLERTLARLRVREPFVLVGHSMGALIATRFAARRSSALTGLVLVSPPVYLPPDIVGDPVDRAAMTLYRRVYDLLRRKREFTLRNAALLARLSPIRDAFEVSDRNWNAFVLSLENAIETQTVITDAAATDVPIEVVYGTLDPFLVPGALRVIEKMRHVTVHRVHGGDHLIRMPMARVVAKAIDSLTAPRA
- a CDS encoding anti-sigma factor → MNERDFEELSAGQALHALSPEDQRALREVTQQDPESAAHAADDAATAARLADAVSEVAPPPRIRSELLARIAAEPNRPDAPGLAAGEQAAGEQAATQRAAEGEPQQRRGGRAPWGARAWFTLAASMVLLAGAGVGAVLAAQWFDRPAAVVALDRIEDAPDARTASAPVTGGGEAILHWSVELGEAVLVSERLPEIGADRQFELWYVRSDEAIPAGVFDAEDARSTGALLEEGMQPGDVIAVTVEEHGGSPTGTPTTDPIVAIATD
- a CDS encoding septum formation family protein, whose product is MNRITSGRFAAATGTLVIALTLGGCAAIGDLLGGGPDRDADTGEFTESGDVDVFDLQVGDCLNLGETGELSSAAVVPCSEPHTEEIFHEFQMEDGDWPGEDAVEQAADEGCYAAFEAFVGTAYEDSTLDYVFLSPLEDGWNDPNVEDRLVQCVIYEPTDDGPKELTGSLEGAAR
- the sigK gene encoding ECF RNA polymerase sigma factor SigK is translated as MLVLMGIDGVEVREGEEAPIDHVGLLLVRIADGDQSAFADLYDMLSPRVFGLILRVLVDRAQSEEVLQEVFLEVWQSASRFAPNQGQGRSWILTIAHRRAIDRVRASQASTDRDTRIGIRDAGVAFDGVAEEIEMRLDAQQVVGALRGLPHAQREAIVLAYYGGYSQSEIAALVGAPLGTIKTRMRDGLSRLRTELGVSA
- the def gene encoding peptide deformylase, translated to MTVLPIRIMGDPVLHAPAADVDEITDEIRELVADMFETMDAAPGVGLAAPQVGVPLRIYTYAYEDDEGQPWRGVILNPELWMTPLIPGEPDEEEESEGCLSFPGERFALRRSERVRVTGIDLDGDPVTIAVDGWRARIMQHEFDHLDGVLYIDRLTGSDAKLVQKIARKRGWGRPGASWMPGVDDLEG
- a CDS encoding AI-2E family transporter, whose amino-acid sequence is MSADRPTPTADAASAPARTIATLLLRQPFGAGFFLTLGGLAAIALGIAITNLSTVLVYIALALFVALGLDPAVEWIARRGLSRAWSITIVCAAFVAVIAGVLLLIVPTVVEQIAQFVRSLPAAVAELRSSDLYASLESSFGEQVTGMLAEVQTFLTNPANIAAIGGGVLRVGTTIATAASGVVIVIVLSLYFLASLPSMKTSLTRLAPAHSRPRVRSLTDEITASVGGYLGGMVILAFFNAVVAFVLHLLLGLPFPQLMAVTAFCITLIPLVGSVLFWIVASSLALFTSPTSALIFAVVYLVYMQLEAYVLTPRVMNRTIAVPGSLVVIGALVGGTLLGLLGALVAIPVTASVLLIVTQVLIPRQDAKLAPSRPDAVPPAEPRDRSDLAHDGGEAGDRDGPIR